Proteins from one Telopea speciosissima isolate NSW1024214 ecotype Mountain lineage chromosome 1, Tspe_v1, whole genome shotgun sequence genomic window:
- the LOC122648891 gene encoding protein NRT1/ PTR FAMILY 5.6-like, protein MEMEKGMEKMKRGELEEVDEEKWVYDSSLDHKGRIPLRASTGVWKASLFIFAIEFSERLSYFGIATNLIIYLTKVIHQDLKTAAKNVNYWSGVTTMMPLIGGFLADSYFGRFNAVLISSFIYLLGLILLTMSELIPSLKPCNMDNCTNSTKIHEIMFFLAMYMISVGTGGHKPSLESFGADQFDDDHSEERKKKMSYFNWWNFGLCSGLALGVTVIVYVQDYVGWGVADIILTVVMAITIVIFFIGRPFYRFRMPEGSPLTPMLQVSVAAITKRSLPHPSDPSQLYEVPKIQKTQGRLLCHTPKLKFLDKAAIIEDNKKGSIEKSPWRLSTVTKVEEMKLILNMIPIWLSSLTFGLCVAQSSTFFIKQASAMNLQISINHHGFMIPPATIYAIAAIGMIISVVIYDKILEPVLRKARGKERGIEILQRIGIGMMFSSVTMVTAALVERKRLEAVERGISPINVFWLTPQFMIIGFGDGFALVGLQEYFYDQVPDSMRSLGIAVYLSVIGLGNFLSSLLITVVDHVTQSHGRSWIGKDLNSSRLDKFYWLLAAMNGVNLCFYVFVARRSSYKNVQRRVAVADSCDVREIRDEIELMA, encoded by the exons ATGGAGATGGAGAAAggaatggagaagatgaagaggggAGAATTAGAGGAAGTTGATGAGGAGAAATGGGTTTATGATTCATCTCTTGATCATAAAGGAAGAATCCCTCTCCGAGCCTCCACTGGTGTGTGGAAAGCTTCCCTCTTCATTTTCG CAATTGAGTTCAGTGAGAGGTTAAGCTATTTTGGAATAGCAACTAATCTCATCATATACCTCACCAAAGTGATCCATCAAGACCTTAAGACAGCGGCAAAGAACGTGAATTATTGGTCGGGAGTAACAACAATGATGCCACTGATTGGAGGGTTCCTTGCAGACTCATACTTTGGAAGATTCAATGCAGTCCTAATCTCATCTTTTATCTATCTATTG GGCCTGATCCTATTGACAATGTCTGAACTAATACCAAGCTTGAAGCCTTGCAACATGGACAATTGTACTAACTCCACAAAAATCCATGAGATCATGTTCTTCCTTGCCATGTACATGATTTCAGTAGGAACAGGAGGTCACAAACCCTCTCTAGAGAGCTTCGGAGCTGACCAATTCGACGATGATCATtctgaagaaagaaagaagaagatgtctTACTTCAACTGGTGGAATTTTGGTCTCTGCAGTGGTCTTGCGCTTGGTGTAACAGTGATAGTTTACGTGCAAGACTACGTCGGTTGGGGTGTTGCAGATATCATCCTCACTGTGGTTATGGCCATTACAATCGTAATCTTCTTTATCGGAAGGCCATTTTACCGATTCAGAATGCCAGAAGGGAGCCCTTTAACACCCATGTTGCAGGTGTCTGTAGCAGCTATAACCAAGAGAAGTCTTCCCCATCCTTCTGATCCTTCTCAATTATATGAAGTACCCAAGATACAGAAAACCCAGGGGAGGCTTTTGTGCCATACACCTAAACTTAA GTTCTTGGACAAAGCTGCAATCATTGAAGATAACAAGAAAGGATCAATTGAGAAGAGTCCATGGAGATTATCTACAGTGACCAAAGTGGAAGAGATGAAGCTAATTCTGAATATGATCCCTATATGGCTATCTTCCTTGACATTTGGATTGTGTGTAGCACAAAGCTCCACATTTTTCATCAAACAAGCCAGTGCCATGAACCTTCAAATAAGCATAAACCACCATGGTTTTATGATCCCACCAGCTACAATCTATGCAATTGCTGCAATTGGAATGATCATTTCTGTAGTCATCTATGACAAGATCTTAGAACCTGTACTGCGAAAAGCCAGAGGCAAAGAAAGAGGGATTGAGATCCTACAAAGGATTGGTATAGGAATGATGTTCTCAAGTGTAACAATGGTTACAGCTGCATTGGTGGAAAGAAAAAGACTAGAAGCAGTGGAGAGGGGAATTAGTCCTATAAATGTGTTCTGGTTAACTCCACAATTCATGATCATTGGTTTTGGAGATGGGTTTGCTCTAGTTGGCCTGCAAGAGTACTTCTATGATCAAGTTCCTGACAGTATGAGAAGCTTAGGAATAGCTGTCTACCTGAGTGTGATTGGGCTTGGGAACTTCCTTAGTAGTCTATTGATAACTGTTGTTGATCATGTAACACAGAGCCATGGGAGGAGTTGGATTGGGAAAGACTTGAACAGTAGCCGCTTGGACAAGTTTTATTGGCTGTTGGCAGCCATGAATGGGGTGAATTTATGCTTCTATGTATTTGTAGCTAGGAGGTCTTCTTACAAAAATGTGCAGAGAAGGGTAGCTGTTGCTGACTCTTGTGATGTGAGAGAGATCAGAGATGAGATAGAATTGATGGCCTGA
- the LOC122667440 gene encoding protein FAR1-RELATED SEQUENCE 5-like: MDLNDLEDRYNDFIDGEYYVSDRNETGSSDVLNAESDSDSDNTLNDSDDNNTFSENDSVDESDEEETVDLSLDGDESMTVLSTNVNDLEFTIGMSIQGEKIFDKRRKVEYTPRVTKKTNCEAVMKIKSNNGLWVMDKFEKEHNHILVDSNESFRLRLHQKKHRGTVELIERLHKCGIPASLIMRIVKDFAGGEQFAEQQLIGIFWVDSRAQEQYKIFGDVIVFDITYKKNKYKFSFAPFTGVNHNMQCTLLGCGLIADETNESFI, from the exons ATGGACTTGAATGATTTAGAGGATAGATACAATGATTTTATTGATGGAGAATACTATGTGTCAGATAGAAATGAAACAGGGTCAAGTGATGTCCTAAATGCTGAGAGTGATAGTGACAGTGACAATACATTGAATG ATAGTGATGATAACAACACATTTTCTGAGAATGATTCAGTTGATGAGTCTGATGAAGAAGAAACTGTTGATTTGAGCTTAGATGGGGATGAGAGTATGACAGTCTTGAGTACCAATGTTAATGACTTGGAATTCACTATTGGCATG TCAATTCAAGGTGAGAAAATATTTGATAAACGGAGAAAGGTGGAATACACGCCTCGTGTGACAAAGAAAACTAATTGTGAGGCTGTAATGAAGATCAAGAGTAATAATGGATTGTGGGTGATggataaatttgaaaaggaGCACAACCATATATTGGTGGACAGTAATGAGTCTTTTAGACTTAGATTACATCAGAAAAAACATCGAGGTACAGTTGAGCTTATAGAACGACTTCATAAGTGTGGGATACCAGCTTCACTAATAATGAGAATTGTAAAAGATTTTGCTGGTGGTGAGCAGTTTGCTG AGCAACAACTTATTGGGATTTTTTGGGTAGATAGTAGAGCACAGGAACAATACAAGATTTTTGGTGATGTTATTGTCTTTGACATcacttataaaaaaaacaaatataagtTCTCATTTGCTCCTTTTACTGGTGTTAATCACAATATGCAGTGTACGCTTTTGGGTTGTGGCCTAATAGCTGATGAGACAAATGAATCATTTATATAG
- the LOC122648889 gene encoding protein NRT1/ PTR FAMILY 5.6-like, with protein MEKEKGMEKMKRGELEEVDEEKWVYDSSLDHKGRIPLRASTGVWKASLFIIAIEFSERLSYFGIATNLIIYLTKVIHQDLKTAAKNVNYWSGVTTMMPLIGGFLADSYFGRFNSVLISSFIYLLGLILLTMSELIPSLKPCNMDNCTNSTKIHEIMFFLAIYMISVGTGGHKPSLESFGADQFDDDHSEERKKKMSYFNWWNFGLCSGLVLGVTVIVYVQDYVGWGVADIILTVVMAITIVIFFIGRPFYRFRMPEGSPLTPMLQVSVAAITKRSLPHPSDPSQLYEVPKTQKTQGRLLCHTPKLKFLDKAAIIEDNKKGSIEKSPWRLSTVTKVEEMKLILNMIPIWLSSLTFGLCVAQSSTFFIKQASTMNRRISINHHGFMIPPATIYAIAAIGMIISVVIYDKILEPVLRKARGKERGIEILQRIGIGMLFSSITMVTAALVERKRLEAVERGISPINVFWLTPQFMIIGFGDGFALVGLQEYFYDQVPDSMRSLGIAFYLSVIGVGNFLSSLLITVVDHLTQSHGRSWFGKDLNSSRLDKFYWLLAAMNGVNLCFYAFVARRSSYKNVQRRKAVADSCDVREIRDEIELMA; from the exons atggagaaggagaaaggaatggagaagatgaagaggggAGAGTTAGAGGAAGTTGATGAGGAGAAATGGGTTTATGATTCGTCTCTTGATCATAAAGGAAGAATCCCTCTCCGAGCTTCCACTGGTGTGTGGAAAGCTTCCCTCTTCATTATCG CAATTGAGTTCAGTGAGAGGTTAAGCTATTTTGGAATAGCAACTAATCTCATCATATACCTCACCAAAGTGATCCATCAAGACCTTAAGACAGCGGCAAAGAACGTGAATTATTGGTCGGGAGTAACAACAATGATGCCACTGATTGGAGGGTTCCTTGCAGACTCATACTTTGGAAGATTCAATTCAGTTCTAATCTCATCTTTTATCTATCTATTG GGCCTGATCCTATTGACAATGTCTGAACTAATACCAAGCTTGAAGCCTTGCAACATGGACAATTGTACTAACTCCACAAAAATCCATGAGATCATGTTCTTCCTTGCCATTTACATGATTTCAGTAGGAACAGGAGGTCACAAACCCTCTCTAGAGAGCTTCGGAGCTGACCAATTCGACGATGATCATtctgaagaaagaaagaagaagatgtctTACTTCAACTGGTGGAATTTTGGTCTCTGCAGTGGTCTTGTGCTTGGTGTAACAGTCATAGTTTATGTGCAAGACTACGTCGGTTGGGGTGTTGCAGATATCATCCTCACTGTGGTTATGGCCATTACAATCGTAATCTTCTTTATCGGAAGGCCATTTTACCGATTCAGAATGCCAGAAGGGAGCCCTTTAACACCCATGTTGCAGGTGTCTGTAGCAGCTATAACCAAGAGAAGTCTTCCCCATCCTTCTGATCCTTCTCAATTATATGAAGTACCCAAGACACAGAAAACCCAGGGGAGGCTTTTGTGCCATACACCTAAACTTAA GTTCTTGGACAAAGCTGCAATCATTGAAGATAACAAGAAAGGATCAATTGAGAAGAGTCCATGGAGATTATCTACAGTGACCAAAGTGGAAGAGATGAAGCTAATTCTGAATATGATCCCTATATGGCTATCTTCCTTGACATTTGGATTGTGTGTAGCACAAAGCTCCACATTTTTCATCAAACAAGCCAGTACCATGAACCGTCGAATAAGCATAAACCACCATGGTTTTATGATCCCACCAGCTACAATCTATGCAATTGCTGCAATTGGAATGATCATATCTGTAGTCATCTATGACAAGATCTTAGAACCTGTACTGCGAAAAGCCAGGGGCAAAGAAAGAGGGATTGAGATCCTACAAAGGATTGGTATAGGAATGTTGTTCTCAAGTATAACAATGGTTACAGCTGCATTGGTGGAAAGAAAAAGACTTGAAGCAGTGGAGAGGGGAATTAGTCCTATAAATGTGTTCTGGTTAACTCCACAATTCATGATCATTGGTTTTGGAGATGGGTTTGCTCTAGTTGGCCTGCAAGAGTACTTCTATGATCAAGTTCCTGACAGTATGAGAAGCTTAGGAATAGCTTTCTACCTAAGTGTGATTGGGGTTGGGAACTTCCTTAGTAGTCTATTGATAACTGTTGTTGATCATCTAACACAGAGCCATGGGAGGAGTTGGTTTGGGAAAGACTTGAACAGTAGCCGCTTGGACAAATTTTATTGGTTGTTGGCAGCCATGAATGGGGTGAACTTATGCTTCTATGCATTTGTAGCTAGGAGGTCTTCTTACAAAAATGTGCAGAGAAGGAAAGCTGTTGCTGACTCTTGTGATGTGAGAGAGATCAGAGATGAGATAGAATTGATGGCCTGA